In Acinonyx jubatus isolate Ajub_Pintada_27869175 chromosome A3, VMU_Ajub_asm_v1.0, whole genome shotgun sequence, a genomic segment contains:
- the LOC106969939 gene encoding LOW QUALITY PROTEIN: alpha-ketoglutarate dehydrogenase component 4-like (The sequence of the model RefSeq protein was modified relative to this genomic sequence to represent the inferred CDS: deleted 1 base in 1 codon; substituted 1 base at 1 genomic stop codon), with amino-acid sequence MMARKMASASRVVQSVKPHTPXIRVSPDRRDNPKPNVSEVWGSAGLPPRSSSLSSEHLKGRKSPDLLMHQGPPDTAEIIKTLPQKYRRKLVSQEEIEFTQRRGPE; translated from the exons atgatggCAAGAAAGATGGCGTCTGCCagcagggtggttcagtcagtcaagccaCATACTCCATGAATAAGG GTGTCTCCTGACAGAAGAGACAATCCTAAACCCAATGTATCAGAAGTTTGGGGATCAGCAGGACTACCACCTCGCTCTTCTTCACTTTCATCAGAGCATTTGAAGGGAAGGAAATCACCAGATTTGCTGATGCATCAGGGTCCACCAGACACCgcagaaataataaaaacgtTACCTCAGAAATACAGAAGGAAGCTTGTGTCTcaagaagaaattgaatttaCCCAACGCAGAGGTCCAGAATAA